The following coding sequences lie in one Xanthomonas hortorum pv. pelargonii genomic window:
- the glgX gene encoding glycogen debranching protein GlgX — MATRKFTQRSRIREGRPNPLGATWDGLGVNFALYSRNATRVELCLFDERGREQERLALPEYTDEVWHGYLPDARPGQLYGYRVHGPYAPDAGHRFNHNKLLLDPYAKQIVGELKWAPHLFGYTIGHRDKDLSFDRRDSAAFMPKSAVIDPAFTWGQDRPPQTPWNRTVIYEAHVRGLSMLHPAVPPEDRGTFSALKTDELIDHISSLGVTAVELLPVHAFVDDQYLLEKGLRNYWGYNTLGFFAPQARYMSTRTVAEFKQMVARLHHAGLEVLLDVVYNHTAEGNELGPTLSFKGIDNASYYRLADDRRFYINDTGTGNTFDLTNVGALRMVMDSLRYWVQEMHVDGFRFDLASILGRERYGFDPSGSFLDAVRQDPVLSQTKLIAEPWDIGPGGYQVGNFPPGWVEWNDKFRDNVRAFWRGDGGQLAELATRLTGSADLFNHSGRRPTASVNFVTAHDGFTLRDLVSYEGKHNFANGEEGRDGSDHNISANYGVEGDTNDPAIKQLRRQQMRNLLATLLLSQGTPMLLAGDEFGHSQNGNNNAYCQDNELTWIDWTAASKAAAADQAAFVRRLIRIRQRYPLLHRARFFDGKFDEALGLRDLTWLAPNGNEMDEAGWHDPEARALMLRLDGRSPTTGLREIAANVSLLMLINAAATSVTFTLPAMHDEHWRVLVDTARHGGRVVAGGSEWKAPAHSLTLLAVERDRIASSARIVSEGAR; from the coding sequence ATGGCCACTCGCAAGTTCACGCAACGCTCGCGCATCCGCGAAGGCCGTCCCAATCCGCTCGGCGCCACCTGGGACGGGTTGGGCGTCAACTTCGCGTTGTACTCGCGCAACGCCACCCGCGTGGAACTGTGTCTGTTCGACGAGCGTGGCCGCGAGCAGGAGCGCCTGGCGCTGCCCGAATACACCGATGAGGTCTGGCACGGCTATCTGCCCGATGCACGCCCCGGCCAGTTGTACGGCTACCGTGTACACGGGCCTTACGCGCCAGATGCCGGTCATCGTTTCAACCACAACAAATTGCTGCTGGACCCGTATGCCAAGCAGATCGTCGGCGAGCTCAAATGGGCGCCGCATCTGTTCGGCTACACCATCGGCCATCGCGACAAGGATTTGAGTTTCGATCGTCGCGACAGTGCCGCGTTCATGCCCAAATCCGCCGTGATCGACCCGGCCTTCACCTGGGGCCAGGATCGCCCGCCGCAGACGCCATGGAATCGCACGGTGATCTACGAGGCGCATGTGCGCGGGCTGAGCATGCTGCACCCGGCAGTGCCGCCGGAAGATCGCGGCACGTTCTCGGCCCTGAAGACCGACGAGTTGATCGACCATATCAGCTCGCTCGGCGTCACCGCGGTGGAACTGCTCCCCGTGCACGCCTTCGTCGACGATCAGTACCTGCTGGAAAAAGGCCTGCGCAATTACTGGGGCTACAACACGCTGGGCTTCTTCGCGCCGCAGGCGCGCTACATGTCCACGCGGACCGTGGCCGAGTTCAAGCAGATGGTGGCGCGCCTGCATCACGCCGGGCTGGAAGTGCTGCTGGACGTGGTCTACAACCACACTGCCGAAGGCAACGAACTCGGGCCAACGCTCTCGTTCAAGGGCATCGACAACGCCAGCTACTACCGCCTGGCCGACGATCGCCGCTTCTACATTAACGACACCGGTACCGGCAACACCTTCGATCTGACCAACGTCGGCGCATTGCGCATGGTGATGGATTCGCTGCGTTACTGGGTGCAGGAAATGCATGTCGACGGCTTCCGTTTCGACCTGGCCAGCATCCTCGGGCGCGAGCGTTATGGCTTCGACCCCTCGGGCAGCTTTCTCGATGCGGTGCGCCAGGATCCCGTGCTGAGCCAGACCAAGTTGATCGCCGAGCCGTGGGATATCGGCCCGGGTGGTTATCAGGTCGGCAATTTCCCGCCGGGCTGGGTGGAATGGAACGACAAGTTCCGCGACAACGTGCGCGCGTTCTGGCGCGGCGACGGTGGGCAGCTGGCCGAATTGGCCACACGCCTCACCGGCTCGGCCGATCTGTTCAATCACAGCGGTCGCCGCCCCACCGCATCGGTCAATTTCGTCACCGCGCACGATGGGTTCACCCTGCGCGATCTGGTCAGCTACGAGGGCAAGCACAACTTTGCCAACGGCGAAGAGGGCAGGGACGGGAGCGACCACAATATCTCGGCCAATTACGGCGTCGAAGGCGACACCAACGACCCGGCGATCAAGCAGCTGCGGCGTCAGCAGATGCGCAATCTGCTCGCCACGCTGTTGCTCTCGCAAGGCACGCCCATGCTGCTGGCCGGCGATGAATTCGGCCACAGCCAGAACGGCAACAACAATGCGTATTGCCAGGACAACGAACTGACCTGGATCGACTGGACGGCTGCCAGCAAGGCTGCCGCCGCCGATCAGGCCGCATTCGTGCGCAGGCTGATCCGCATCCGCCAGCGTTACCCGCTGCTGCATCGCGCACGTTTCTTCGATGGCAAGTTCGATGAAGCGCTGGGCCTGCGCGATCTCACCTGGCTGGCGCCCAACGGCAACGAGATGGACGAAGCCGGTTGGCACGACCCGGAAGCGCGTGCGCTGATGCTGCGCCTGGATGGCCGCTCGCCGACCACCGGCCTGCGCGAGATCGCCGCCAACGTGAGCTTGCTGATGTTGATCAATGCCGCCGCCACCAGCGTGACATTCACGCTGCCGGCGATGCACGACGAACATTGGCGCGTGCTGGTCGACACCGCACGCCACGGCGGCCGCGTGGTGGCCGGTGGCAGCGAATGGAAGGCGCCAGCGCACTCGTTGACCTTGCTGGCGGTGGAGCGCGATCGCATCGCCAGCAGTGCGCGCATCGTCTCCGAGGGCGCACGCTGA
- a CDS encoding DUF2934 domain-containing protein — translation MNDTERQARLRQLAQEIWEAEGRPDGHAARHWAMAERLVDAEERAAEQANPPVTARQ, via the coding sequence ATGAACGACACGGAACGGCAGGCACGACTTCGCCAGTTGGCACAGGAGATCTGGGAGGCCGAAGGCCGCCCGGACGGGCATGCGGCCCGTCATTGGGCCATGGCCGAGCGCCTGGTGGACGCCGAAGAACGCGCCGCCGAACAGGCCAACCCGCCCGTCACTGCACGTCAGTAA